In the Cellvibrio sp. KY-GH-1 genome, GCTTGCAATAGAATCCTTCAGCGGCGCGCGTTTTGAGAAAAATGAAAAGAAAGGCTTCTATTGGTTAAAACGTGCAGCACAGAGCAGTTTAGCTGCCCGTTTACGTTATGCATGGATTCTTTCTACGCACCCTGATACCAAGTATCGCAATGGAACCCTGGCTAACGAGCTTATTAAAACAATTGAAAAAAATTACACCGACAAGCAAACCTATTACAAAACCAAGGCCGCTACCGCTGCAGAAAATGGTGATTTTAACGCAGCCGTAAAATGGCAAAACGCCGCACTCGACGATGCTAAAGAATTGGCTTTGCCATTGAATAATCTCGAACAACAGCTAGCCAGTTACTCAGCAAAAAAATCTTGGCGCGAAGAAATTTAATTTTCTCGCCAGATAAAAAAATACCGCCATGTGGCGGTATTTTTTTGACGATCAAAATAGGCTCGATTACATATAAGCGTTGGTGCGATCCGTGTGATCAGTCACATCACGAATACCTTTTAATTCCGGTAACTTATCCATCAATTGCACCTCAATACCTTGTTTCAAGGTAATTGCCACGGAACCACAACCCTGGCAACCGCCGCCAAACTTCAACACAGCAATCATGTCCTCAGTGACTTCGACCAAACTGACATTGCCGCCATGGGAAGCAAGACTTGGATTTACATCATTATAAAGCACGTAATTGATGCGATCTTCCAATGGGCTATCGTCAGTTACACGGGGCATCTTGGAGTTAGGGGCGCGGATAGTGAGCTGCCCTCCCATGCGATCCGGTGAGTAATCTACCTTGGCATCTTCCAGAAACGGCAGGCTGCGCTCCTCAAAGTAGGCCTTAAAGCCATTCAGCGGAACAATTACATCCCCTTCTTTTTCCTCGCCAGGGCGGCAGTAAGCGATGCAGGTTTCTGCGCTGGGAGTCCCCGGGTTGGCAACAAACATGCGAATGCCAATACCGTCATTGTCTTTTTGCTTGTCCAGCAGTTCTTTGAGATACGTTTGGGCGGATTCAGTGATATCTACGTTGACCATATAAACCTTTCGATGAACCTCTCGCGGGCGAGCAAATAATACCCGATTAATTTACTCAGGTATTCTACTCAAGGATCACCTATTTCGCATCAGAAATTTCTTGTTAGCCCTACACCTTATACGCCGTTTATATAACCAGAATGTGTTTTTTGGCGCCATGCAGGAAGCCAAGGTTATCTCCAGACGCCGCTTTTAGCCGCTCGTCGGATAACCAATGCCATAGAGAAATTTAATTACGTAATAATGTCTTAAGGAAACTATGATTTTATGGTGTGAAGTATGCATACATACTAATGTGAATCATGTAGCATTTCGCGCCAAACCGGAGTATCCAACTATGTACAATGAAACAAGCGACTTTTTACTCAATTCCAAGAACCTTCGCATCACCGTTTATTTGAGTCTGGTTGTCGCGCATTTAATCTTCGGCATGCTTTATCAAGAATCAATTGCAATTGCAGCAATTGGTTTTGCGTTTTTTGCAGCACTGGTGTTACTTCAGCTGCGCCCAGCCCAAGGCCATGCGATTAAAGTAGAAAAAACCGTCCATTTGGACAAATAACGCAGATAAACCGGCCTTTTCAGGTCTATCTGCTAAAGCCCCGAACCCAAGTGGGGCACATCGATTTGATTCTGAACAATATATGTTCATGATCTCGCTCCCCGTCTCTCTAATAAGCACTTAGCCCTGCTTTTCTGCTAGAATTCACGCCATCTTCTATATCAATTTTTTTTGATATTGCTTCAGCAATTCTTATTCCCCACGATTTCCATTGATAGGTTTTCCATGACTGCACCCGCTGCCCTGCAAGCCCGTATTGATACCCTCCAAAACGCCATAAAAGAGCGCATCCTGATCCTCGATGGGGGCATGGGCACCATGATCCAAAGCTACAAGCTCAAAGAGGCCGACTACCGTGGCGCGCGCTTTGCCGATTACCATATGGATATCGCCGGCAATAACGACCTGCTTTGTATTACCAAGCCCGACGTAATCCGTGAGATTCAGCGCGCTTACCTTGAGGCAGGTGCAGACATACTGGAAACCAACACTTTCAACTCCACGCGCATCTCCATGGCCGATTACGACATGGAAGACCTGGTGCCCGAGCTTAACTTTGCCGCCGCCCGTCTTGCCCGCGAACTTTGCGATGAACTTACCGCTCAAAATCCGGCCAAGCCACGCTTTGTGGCCGGGGTGCTTGGCCCCACCAGCCGCACCTGTTCTATTTCACCTGACGTGAACGATCCTGGCGCACGTAACGTAACCTTTGATCAACTGGTCGAAAACTACGTGGAAGCCACCGATGCCTTGGTAAAAGGCGGTGCCGATATTATTTTGATCGAAACTATTTTCGATACGCTCAATGCCAAGGCCGCTGTGTTTGCGGTACAAAAATATTTTGATGATGTCGGTTTTGAATTGCCGATTATGATTTCCGGTACCATTACCGACGCCTCCGGCCGTACCCTTTCCGGGCAAACCACTGAAGCCTTCTATAACTCACTCGCTCACGCACGCCCACTCAGTATGGGATTAAACTGCGCACTGGGCGCAAAAGAATTACGTCAGTACGTGCAGGAAATGTCGCGCGTGGCTAATTGTTTTGTTTCTGCACACCCCAACGCCGGTCTGCCCAATGAATTTGGTGAGTACGATCAAACCGCGCAAGAAATGGTGGCAATTGTTGA is a window encoding:
- the nfuA gene encoding Fe-S biogenesis protein NfuA, yielding MVNVDITESAQTYLKELLDKQKDNDGIGIRMFVANPGTPSAETCIAYCRPGEEKEGDVIVPLNGFKAYFEERSLPFLEDAKVDYSPDRMGGQLTIRAPNSKMPRVTDDSPLEDRINYVLYNDVNPSLASHGGNVSLVEVTEDMIAVLKFGGGCQGCGSVAITLKQGIEVQLMDKLPELKGIRDVTDHTDRTNAYM